aacaatagCATTTGAACCGCAGAAATTTTATTGCTCACTGGATATTCAACGAAAAGTGTCTTCATGAAATAAGACTGCTCGAGAAAAGATCATGTAGAgtaatttcttagaaaaatattcattcgttttcaacatttttgaaagacTTTTGGGCGAAGTATTAAAAACACTTATTACTAATTTCTGCTAGTGAacaatttaatgataaaaacaaatttaatcagcagaaataatcttttatttatgtatattgacgtatattgtatattgatgTCTATGAATGTTGTTGAGTTTTCTATACTGATTGATTTATTCAGTTGGATTAAATGACCATTCCGAGTTAGGATGCACCTCAGATAAATGCAATGTTTTTTTCCTCTATTCGTATATTTACTTaatcttaaaaagtttaattcatatGCTTTACTTTCCTTTCTAAAGCAGAAGGCGTTAAAAAGGTAATTGCACGTTTCTTCCTGCGCTGCTACCGTGCCGATCCTATCAATCAATCAcatataattttcttctttacgGCTCATGGCTTCGACCACGAGAATTACCATTTTAATTATTATGCGCAGGAATATATTCATTTCCATACTGACAAAAGTGCCGCAGTACATTCACTGCATTAAAATGATCATGTTCACACCACGGGTGACTCTGATATTACACACTGTTATGCGGAGATCATGAGACCTTGCCATAAATCACTTTCACGAGTCGTCGCTCGATAATAATCGGAGTCTGTAAATTATTTAACTTGTACTTACTCGGTGTAGGTCCAGGCCGATTACCACACTTGACGTTCTCCGGATAGTCGCAGTAGCTCTTATTTTCATTGAAGAGCAATCCATTAGGGCACTTTTCTTCTACTACCGTTTCGTCCCAACAGTTTAGATAATTAGCACAACTTTTTGGACTTGGAAACTGACCTCTTGGTGAATGGCATTGATTTGGTCGAGGTGGGGGCCGCATTGGGTATATTGGATTTGGAATTTCGCCACCTGGAGATCCTGGGGAACCTGGCCATCCACCACCAGGTTTTTCGTGTTCTCCTGTTTGTCCTGGAGACCCTGTTGAACCAGGTGATCCTGGCCATCCGCCACTAGGTGTTCCTGGCTGCCCTGGCGATCCCGGAGAACCAGGAGAGCCTGGCTGTCCTGGAGATCCTGGCGAACTAGGCGCGACTGGCCATCCACCACCTGGTATACCTGGTTGTCCTGGCGATCCTGGAGAACTAGGTGATCCTGGCCAACTTCCGCTAGGTGTTCCTGGTTGTCCTGGCGATCCTGGAGATCCTGCAGAACCAGGAGAACCTGGCCAACCACCACTAGGTGTCCCTGGTTGTCCTGGTTGCCCTGGCAATCCTGGGGAACCTGGTGATGCTGGCCATCCACCACCAGGTGTTCCTGGTTTTCCTGGCTGTCCTGGAGATCCTGGGGAACCAGGAGAACCTGGCCATCCGCCACTAGGTGTTCCTGGTTGTCCTGGTTGCCCTGGAGATTCTGGGAAACCAGCTGATCCTGGCCATGCACCACTAGGTGTTCCTGGCTGTCCTGGCGATCCTGGGGAACCAGGTGATGCTGGCCATCCACCACCTGGTTTTCCTGGTTGCCCTGGCGATCCTGGGGAACCTGGTGATGCTGGCCATCCACCACCAGGTATTCCTGGTTTTCCTGGAGATCCTGGGGAACCAGGAGAACCTGGCCATCCGCCACTAGGTGTTCCTGGTTGTCCTGGTTGCCCTGGCGATCCTGGGAAACCAGCTGATCCTGGCCATCCGCCACTAGGTGTTCCTGGTTGTCCTGGCAAACCTGGGGAACCAGGAGATCCTGGCCATCCACCACTAGGTGTTCCTGGTTTTCCCGGTTCTCCTGGTGATCCTGGGGAACCAGGTGATGATGGCCATCCACCGCCAGGTGTCCCTGGTTGTCCTGGCTGCCCTGGAGATCCTGGGGTACCAGGAGAACCTGGCCATCCACCACCAGGTGTTCCTGATTGTCCCGGCTGACCTGGCGATCCTGCGGAACTAGGAGATCCTGGCCATCCGCTACTAGGTGTTCCTGGTTGTCCTGGCGACCCTGGGGAACCAGGAGATCCTGGCCATCCACCACTAGGTGTTCCTGGTTGCCCCGGTTGTCCTGGCGATCCTGGGGAACCAGATGATGCTGGCCATCCACCGCCAGGTGTTCCTGATTGTCCTGGAGATCCTGGGGAACCAGGAGATCCTGGCCAACCACTACTAGGTGTTCCTGTTTGTCCTGGAGATCCTGGTGAACCAGGAGATCCTGGCCTTCCACTACTAGGTGTTCCTGGTTGTCCTGGTGATCCTGGGGAACCAGCTGATCCCGGCCATCCACCACTAGATGTTCCTGGTTGTCCCGGCTGTCCTGGAGATCCTGGGGCACCAGGAAATCCTGGCCATCCTCCACTTGGTGTTCCTGGCTGTCCTGGCGATCCTGGGAAACCAGGTGATCCCGGCCATCCACCACTAGGTGTTCCCGATTCTCCTGGTAATCCTGGGGAACCAGGTGATGCTGGCCATCCACCGCCAGGTATGCCTGGTTGTTCTGGAGATCCTGGGGAACCAGGAGAACCTGGCCATCCACCACCAGGTGTTCCTGGTTGCCCCGGCCGGCCTGACGATCCTGGGGAATCAGGAGATCCTGGCCATCCGCCACTAGGTGTTCCTGGTTGTCCTGGCGATCCTGGGGAACCAGGTGATGCTGGCCATCCACCACCAGGTGTTCCTGGTTGTCCAGGCCAAACACCTCCTGGTTCTGTTGGCTGTCCAGGAGGATGGGGATGTCCAGGATGGTGGGGGTGTCCTGGCCGTGTCGGTCGTGTCGGTCGCGTTGGTCGTGTTGGTCGTGTTGGATGTGTTGGTTGTGTTGGTGCTCCAGGTGATCCTGTGATACTAGGCTGGCCTGGTGACCCGATTGATCCTGGCAAACCCGGTTTTCCTGGAGATCCTGATGATCCAGGCCAATTACCTCCTGGCGAACCTGGGGTATCCGGTTGACCAGGTGATCCTGGTGCACCTGACCAATTGCCTCCTGGCGCGTCCGGGGTACCGGGTTGGCCAGGTGATTCAGGAGAGCTTGGTGAACCTGGCCAACTACCTCCTGGTGATCCAGGTGTTTCTGGTTGACCTGGAAATCCGGGTGATCCTGGCCAGTTGCCTCCGGAAGGTCCTGAGGTTCCTGGTGGACCTGGTTTATTTGGTGGTTCTGGTTGCCCTGTTTGGTTTGGTGATCCCGGTTGCCCTGGTGATCCGGGAAAATTCGGTGATCCTGGTGAACCTGGAAGCCCAGGGGATCCTGGAGTGACAGGTGTTCCAGATCCTTCTGGACTAGTTGGTGATCCAGGCCATCCTGGAGATGGATTAGGTGAATCAGGATTTCCTCCAGATCCTGGAAATCCTGAAGATTCAGGTCCTTGAGGTGATCCCGGCGAAGATGGTGGAGATGGTAGTCCCGGATAGAACTGTCTTGGTTTTATTGAATTGGTCGGTGTAGAAATCTCTACAGCGTTCGTTGAACTCTGGAATGGATTCCGACGTGGGCTTACTTTCTGTATATCAACGCGATCCCAAAGCTTATCCAAATCTGCAATAAAATCAGGTTTATATTTACTTTAGAATTACCaaagataattattttgtattttaaagaaatttaataatggGCATCTATTGTTTTTTTCAGAAGTAGCATTATTATTAGGAGCAGAATTTCAGTTTAGTGTCATAAGATTCGTAAATCTGATCATGTGAGCGATTTAATAACGGCCTCTTTCTGTTTTGGAAATATTTACGTAATGATATAACATCATGTCAATCCCATTTTATAATCAGGTGTGACAAACAAACGTGTCGAGTATCAAAGAAGACGCTAATAATAATAACGGTTTAAAGTTTCTGGGGGCTTTTTTGCAAGTATTTAAGCAGTGTTCTGagataataatgcatttttagtttgtagtgtctgaataatttttttatcaaaagctgaaaattttatcagataaacaaatcttttaatatgaaattacttaaataatattcacaaaaaatggagTGCATGATCTCATAAATGTAGACATAAAAACAAGAAGCAGCTTACTTTCTCTGAAGGCATTTATTCCTCATTCATTTATTAATGAAGCCAGCCTTGTATTATAAAACATGTTTCTTGAGACTTCAACTCATTAGAAGGACCAACTCTCTAAGATAAAAGATAAAAGGGTTTCAGATATCAAACGATCCAAGTCGTACGTATGAGATTTAAAGTATCGACTGCTGATTTTTCAAGGGGTCTTTGAACGTTTTCTGAGATACGATTAAAGCATCAGCACTTCGTATATTGGATTACATTAATTAAGC
This DNA window, taken from Belonocnema kinseyi isolate 2016_QV_RU_SX_M_011 chromosome 9, B_treatae_v1, whole genome shotgun sequence, encodes the following:
- the LOC117180150 gene encoding collagen alpha-1(IV) chain-like gives rise to the protein MRILVVLLACFALGSATGRRTRVVNRARQLDLSDQPEDLDKLWDRVDIQKVSPRRNPFQSSTNAVEISTPTNSIKPRQFYPGLPSPPSSPGSPQGPESSGFPGSGGNPDSPNPSPGWPGSPTSPEGSGTPVTPGSPGLPGSPGSPNFPGSPGQPGSPNQTGQPEPPNKPGPPGTSGPSGGNWPGSPGFPGQPETPGSPGGSWPGSPSSPESPGQPGTPDAPGGNWSGAPGSPGQPDTPGSPGGNWPGSSGSPGKPGLPGSIGSPGQPSITGSPGAPTQPTHPTRPTRPTRPTRPTRPGHPHHPGHPHPPGQPTEPGGVWPGQPGTPGGGWPASPGSPGSPGQPGTPSGGWPGSPDSPGSSGRPGQPGTPGGGWPGSPGSPGSPEQPGIPGGGWPASPGSPGLPGESGTPSGGWPGSPGFPGSPGQPGTPSGGWPGFPGAPGSPGQPGQPGTSSGGWPGSAGSPGSPGQPGTPSSGRPGSPGSPGSPGQTGTPSSGWPGSPGSPGSPGQSGTPGGGWPASSGSPGSPGQPGQPGTPSGGWPGSPGSPGSPGQPGTPSSGWPGSPSSAGSPGQPGQSGTPGGGWPGSPGTPGSPGQPGQPGTPGGGWPSSPGSPGSPGEPGKPGTPSGGWPGSPGSPGLPGQPGTPSGGWPGSAGFPGSPGQPGQPGTPSGGWPGSPGSPGSPGKPGIPGGGWPASPGSPGSPGQPGKPGGGWPASPGSPGSPGQPGTPSGAWPGSAGFPESPGQPGQPGTPSGGWPGSPGSPGSPGQPGKPGTPGGGWPASPGSPGLPGQPGQPGTPSGGWPGSPGSAGSPGSPGQPGTPSGSWPGSPSSPGSPGQPGIPGGGWPVAPSSPGSPGQPGSPGSPGSPGQPGTPSGGWPGSPGSTGSPGQTGEHEKPGGGWPGSPGSPGGEIPNPIYPMRPPPRPNQCHSPRGQFPSPKSCANYLNCWDETVVEEKCPNGLLFNENKSYCDYPENVKCGNRPGPTPKPPLPSGSRRCPDLNGRYRSATNCSEFYVCLDGSPIKFNCPLELVYNDDLKKETLFASLCSH